From Domibacillus sp. DTU_2020_1001157_1_SI_ALB_TIR_016, a single genomic window includes:
- a CDS encoding response regulator transcription factor, which produces MNILLAEDDLQLGELVSFMLKKKGGYGVEWVKTGEDAYDYASSVHYDVLVLDWMMPNGTGVEVCRDLRKEGYGGAILMLTAKDAVEDRVMGLDAGADDYLVKPFEIDELLARLRALTRRNYAPIVEETVSIQGVELNRNSQTIQKNGQSIQLSPREFQLLDLLVQNKGQVLTRDVMLDRIWGYEADVTTKTIDATVKLLRKKLDLVDRPDIVQSVRGVGYKVEE; this is translated from the coding sequence ATGAATATATTGCTGGCAGAAGATGATTTGCAGCTTGGAGAATTAGTCAGCTTTATGCTGAAGAAAAAAGGCGGTTATGGGGTAGAATGGGTGAAAACAGGAGAAGATGCTTATGATTATGCATCCTCTGTTCATTATGACGTTCTCGTTTTAGACTGGATGATGCCGAATGGCACTGGAGTAGAGGTATGCCGGGACCTGCGCAAAGAAGGATACGGTGGAGCCATTTTAATGCTGACGGCAAAGGATGCAGTAGAAGACCGGGTGATGGGGCTTGATGCAGGAGCAGATGATTACCTGGTAAAGCCGTTTGAAATTGATGAGCTGCTTGCGCGGCTTAGGGCGCTTACCCGCCGCAACTACGCCCCTATTGTGGAAGAAACGGTATCTATTCAAGGGGTAGAGCTGAACCGAAATAGCCAAACAATTCAAAAGAACGGCCAATCTATTCAGTTAAGCCCTCGTGAGTTCCAGCTTTTAGACCTGCTTGTGCAAAATAAAGGACAAGTATTAACCCGGGATGTTATGCTTGACCGCATTTGGGGATACGAGGCGGACGTAACGACCAAAACGATCGATGCAACGGTAAAGCTGCTGCGTAAAAAGCTCGATCTCGTTGACCGGCCGGATATTGTGCAAAGTGTACGGGGAGTCGGATATAAAGTTGAAGAATAA
- a CDS encoding HAMP domain-containing sensor histidine kinase: MKNKWLKINWFKSSSDLFQQTQRKLTMQYSSLIMLFLVLFIVVVYTLLYIVILRDQHRELEQLTRQETRVISDYLAESARNELQGIGSQELVLAGVDQFFYYVTDADGNFVMGNEMVPNIREDLFSLVSGWVPERNQIREETIQVKFDERRIGGKEIKEQPKSDTVRLMIDGSPIFYNGQFVGMIYIGKDISFAYQLFQWLLVVLVSLTVLFAGVAIFISSVMSKKAMGPISNAFNRQKEFVGDASHELRTPLSVMLSSIDAIHMTDGVEADPFAQKLLRNMKSEVKRMTGLVSDLLVLARADSGGAERTLASFDVREEADRVIESLTPHAEANGVSLEIETPESLPVMGDRERLKQLMYILLDNAVKYSPDGGRVSLQLSEAARHWTMKVTDEGIGIHPDDQPRIFDRFYRSDKSRTRTVGGHGLGLSIAKWIVDIHHGTISVESEPEKGSTFIVTIPKEKAVSA; the protein is encoded by the coding sequence TTGAAGAATAAATGGTTAAAGATAAACTGGTTCAAAAGCAGCAGCGACTTGTTTCAACAAACACAGCGGAAACTCACCATGCAGTACAGCAGCTTAATTATGCTGTTTCTCGTTCTTTTTATCGTGGTTGTATACACGCTGCTATATATCGTCATTCTGCGTGACCAGCATCGGGAGCTTGAACAGCTGACCCGGCAGGAAACGCGGGTGATCAGTGATTACTTAGCAGAGAGCGCCCGAAATGAATTGCAGGGAATCGGCAGCCAGGAGCTGGTGCTTGCCGGGGTTGACCAGTTTTTTTACTATGTGACAGATGCAGATGGAAATTTTGTAATGGGAAATGAAATGGTTCCGAATATACGGGAGGATTTGTTTTCGCTTGTGTCAGGCTGGGTGCCTGAACGCAATCAAATTCGTGAAGAAACCATACAGGTGAAATTTGATGAACGGCGTATTGGCGGAAAAGAAATTAAAGAACAGCCGAAATCCGATACAGTCCGGCTGATGATCGACGGCAGCCCGATTTTTTATAATGGACAGTTTGTCGGCATGATTTACATCGGCAAGGACATTTCTTTTGCGTATCAATTGTTTCAATGGCTGCTTGTTGTATTAGTCAGCTTAACGGTACTGTTTGCCGGCGTAGCGATTTTTATTAGCTCTGTAATGTCGAAAAAAGCGATGGGACCCATTTCAAATGCTTTTAACCGGCAGAAAGAGTTTGTCGGTGATGCTTCACATGAACTGCGGACGCCGCTCAGTGTCATGCTTTCATCTATTGATGCGATTCACATGACAGACGGTGTTGAAGCAGATCCTTTTGCACAGAAACTACTGCGAAATATGAAGTCGGAAGTGAAAAGAATGACAGGGCTTGTCAGCGATCTGCTTGTACTGGCCCGTGCTGATTCAGGCGGGGCAGAGCGTACATTGGCCAGCTTCGATGTGAGGGAAGAAGCTGACCGTGTGATCGAATCGCTGACACCGCATGCCGAAGCAAACGGTGTTTCGCTTGAGATAGAAACACCGGAAAGCCTGCCGGTCATGGGGGATCGGGAGCGATTAAAACAGCTTATGTACATTTTGCTGGATAATGCAGTCAAGTATTCACCGGACGGAGGCAGGGTCAGCCTGCAATTATCAGAGGCCGCTCGTCACTGGACGATGAAAGTAACAGATGAAGGCATCGGTATTCATCCTGATGATCAGCCTCGTATTTTTGACCGCTTTTACCGCTCTGATAAATCGCGCACCCGCACTGTCGGCGGGCATG
- a CDS encoding ATP-binding protein, with the protein MNLPNDLVHPKVALTKNMELISGTHILYLYADQEKYWENIFSFTITGLELKHQVILLESAEKIEKIKQQLAQKGFSDEQIASIGFIDHCQFYNTYQSFETETVLQGLDDAVRHYVANGAPIRIWSRVIWREDVDCDKEIPLYEQKANAVLKPFHVFTVCAYDGNDVSANFSLKLMKGHSHIMTDNEITNSPYYESEQNTPSLFIEDFLQEKVQHYKHLINEMPDAVFIFSAEKVVYGNYTALKMLNCKESDLQHATIWDLFTKEYHPLIYENTEKLLRNNRVPLEEMKIKTYDGQILDVEVATFPFSFDIEKDFTVIAIIRSIQDRKAHQQLTIKTEKLSLAGQLAASIAHEVRNPLTSIKGFIKLAREDAMHDAYYTIIEEEIDRIETIASELLVLGKPMSVEIETCDAGKMLKDVSMLLQSQAVMRKIDIQYSDIEPDCFVRCNAGQMKQVFINIIKNAIEAMENGGVIRTSARLNGEKVEIVITDEGKGMPESVLKKLGEPFYSTKEDGTGLGLMVCFNIVEQYEGIIRVESTVDKGTAFTIELPLVSV; encoded by the coding sequence ATGAACTTGCCAAATGACCTTGTACACCCGAAAGTGGCGTTAACAAAAAATATGGAATTGATAAGTGGAACCCACATTTTGTATTTATATGCAGATCAGGAAAAGTACTGGGAAAATATATTTTCCTTCACCATAACGGGTTTAGAGCTGAAGCATCAGGTGATCCTGCTTGAGTCGGCGGAAAAGATTGAGAAAATCAAACAGCAGCTTGCTCAAAAAGGGTTCTCGGATGAACAAATCGCCTCAATTGGATTTATAGACCACTGCCAATTTTATAACACCTATCAATCATTTGAAACCGAAACGGTGCTGCAGGGGCTTGATGACGCTGTTCGTCATTATGTAGCGAACGGCGCACCTATTCGTATATGGAGCCGTGTGATATGGCGTGAAGATGTAGACTGCGATAAGGAAATTCCGCTTTATGAACAAAAGGCCAACGCCGTTTTAAAACCGTTCCACGTATTCACAGTCTGTGCGTATGATGGCAATGATGTTTCGGCAAACTTCTCTTTAAAGCTGATGAAGGGTCACTCGCATATTATGACAGATAACGAGATTACAAATTCACCGTATTATGAAAGTGAACAAAACACACCCTCTCTATTTATAGAAGACTTTTTGCAGGAAAAAGTCCAGCACTATAAACATTTAATCAACGAGATGCCTGATGCTGTTTTTATTTTTTCGGCTGAGAAAGTGGTGTATGGAAATTATACCGCTTTAAAGATGCTGAATTGCAAAGAAAGTGATTTGCAGCATGCGACCATTTGGGACTTATTCACAAAGGAATATCATCCTCTTATTTACGAAAATACAGAAAAACTTTTGCGAAACAATAGAGTACCGCTTGAGGAAATGAAAATAAAAACGTATGATGGCCAAATTTTAGATGTTGAGGTGGCGACTTTTCCTTTTTCATTTGATATTGAAAAAGATTTTACGGTCATTGCCATTATCCGCAGCATTCAGGATCGCAAAGCTCATCAGCAGCTGACTATTAAAACAGAAAAGCTCAGCCTTGCCGGACAGCTTGCTGCGTCGATTGCCCATGAAGTGCGCAACCCGCTGACTTCGATTAAGGGGTTTATTAAGCTGGCCCGTGAAGATGCCATGCATGATGCATATTACACGATTATCGAAGAAGAGATTGACCGGATTGAAACGATCGCGAGTGAGCTGCTTGTGCTCGGCAAGCCGATGTCGGTTGAAATTGAAACGTGCGATGCCGGCAAAATGCTGAAAGACGTATCGATGCTGCTTCAATCACAGGCAGTAATGCGGAAAATTGACATTCAGTACAGTGACATAGAACCGGATTGCTTTGTTCGGTGTAATGCCGGGCAGATGAAGCAGGTGTTTATTAATATTATAAAAAATGCAATTGAAGCGATGGAAAACGGCGGAGTAATACGCACTTCGGCACGTTTAAACGGTGAAAAAGTGGAAATTGTGATTACCGATGAAGGAAAAGGGATGCCGGAAAGCGTATTAAAAAAGCTGGGTGAACCTTTTTATTCGACAAAGGAAGATGGGACAGGCCTCGGATTAATGGTTTGTTTTAATATTGTCGAGCAATATGAAGGAATTATCCGCGTTGAATCTACGGTGGACAAAGGGACAGCTTTTACAATCGAGCTGCCGCTTGTTTCGGTTTAA